From one Actinopolyspora saharensis genomic stretch:
- a CDS encoding F0F1 ATP synthase subunit delta: MSTLVNAASRDALAASELQLLQATDGAGPAEITGLADELFGVAALLRGESALRRALADAATPAESRQGLVRELLSNQLGARSLPVVVEVAGARWSSPSDLVHGLERLARTALLVQAERAGRLDAVEDELFRLGRIIGGQPELERLLSDPTADSAGKGTVVEQLVGGKVEDVTERLVRQLVERSPGGHLSEGLEELAELSAKRRERSVAHVRSAVALSDEQQERLANTLQRIYARPIAVHLEVDPDIGGGLVIRVGEEIIDGSTSGRLQALRRDLSG; this comes from the coding sequence TTGAGCACCCTCGTGAACGCCGCGAGTCGTGATGCACTGGCAGCCAGCGAGCTGCAGCTGTTGCAGGCCACGGATGGGGCCGGACCCGCGGAGATCACCGGGCTCGCCGACGAGTTGTTCGGAGTCGCCGCGTTGCTGCGCGGCGAGTCCGCTCTCCGGCGCGCTCTCGCCGATGCCGCCACCCCGGCCGAGTCCAGGCAGGGGCTGGTTCGCGAGTTGCTGAGCAACCAGCTCGGCGCCCGTTCACTGCCGGTGGTGGTGGAGGTCGCGGGCGCTCGCTGGTCCAGTCCCAGCGACTTGGTGCACGGCCTCGAACGGCTCGCCCGCACCGCCCTGCTGGTTCAGGCGGAGCGCGCGGGCAGGTTGGACGCGGTGGAGGACGAGCTGTTCCGGCTGGGCCGCATCATCGGCGGTCAACCGGAGTTGGAACGGTTGCTGTCGGATCCCACCGCCGATTCCGCAGGCAAGGGGACCGTCGTCGAGCAGCTGGTCGGCGGCAAGGTCGAGGATGTGACCGAACGCCTGGTGCGGCAGTTGGTCGAAAGGTCGCCGGGCGGCCACCTCAGTGAGGGGCTGGAGGAACTGGCCGAGCTCTCCGCCAAGCGGAGGGAACGCTCGGTCGCCCACGTTCGTTCGGCGGTCGCGCTCAGTGACGAGCAGCAGGAGCGACTGGCCAACACGCTGCAACGCATATACGCGCGGCCGATTGCGGTACACCTGGAAGTGGACCCCGACATCGGTGGCGGATTGGTCATTCGGGTCGGTGAGGAGATCATCGACGGCAGCACGTCCGGACGGCTGCAGGCATTGCGGCGCGACCTCTCCGGCTGA
- a CDS encoding F0F1 ATP synthase subunit B — translation MKEHLVLAASDHNPILPAPTEIVVGFVAFLLLLFVLNKYAVPRFEKLYKERSDRIEGGIARAEEAQAEAQRTLEQYKAQLAEARAEAARIRDDARAEGQQILDDMRSQAQEESDRIINQGQAQLAAQKAQVIAELRADLGRHAVDLASRVVGESLEDEDRAQRTVDRFLDELESTSAPSTSTSS, via the coding sequence ATGAAGGAACACCTGGTGCTGGCAGCGTCGGACCACAATCCGATCCTGCCCGCCCCGACCGAGATAGTCGTCGGCTTCGTCGCCTTCCTCCTCCTGCTGTTCGTGCTGAACAAGTACGCCGTTCCTCGCTTCGAGAAGCTCTACAAGGAGCGCAGCGACCGGATCGAGGGCGGCATCGCGCGGGCCGAGGAGGCGCAGGCCGAGGCCCAGCGCACGCTGGAGCAGTACAAGGCGCAGCTGGCCGAGGCCCGTGCCGAGGCTGCTCGGATCAGGGACGACGCACGCGCCGAGGGGCAGCAGATCCTGGACGACATGCGGTCGCAGGCCCAGGAGGAGAGCGACCGGATCATCAATCAGGGCCAGGCTCAGCTCGCTGCTCAGAAGGCTCAGGTCATCGCGGAGCTGCGCGCCGACCTCGGTCGGCACGCCGTGGACCTGGCGAGCAGGGTCGTCGGTGAGTCCCTCGAGGACGAGGACCGGGCTCAGCGCACGGTGGATCGGTTCCTCGACGAGCTGGAGTCCACCTCCGCGCCGTCGACGTCGACCAGCAGCTGA
- a CDS encoding ATP F0F1 synthase subunit C gives MSNIVLAQAAESAANINPGLAAIGYGVGAIGPGVGVGLIWAAVINGTARQPEAQGQLMGIAWISFVLVEVLALIGLVVYFIASAA, from the coding sequence GTGAGCAACATCGTTCTTGCACAGGCCGCGGAAAGCGCTGCCAACATCAACCCGGGCCTCGCTGCCATCGGCTACGGCGTCGGTGCGATCGGTCCCGGTGTCGGCGTCGGTCTGATCTGGGCAGCTGTCATCAACGGAACTGCCCGCCAGCCGGAGGCCCAGGGCCAGCTGATGGGCATCGCCTGGATCTCCTTCGTCCTCGTCGAGGTGCTGGCACTGATCGGCCTGGTCGTTTACTTCATCGCTTCCGCCGCTTGA
- the atpB gene encoding F0F1 ATP synthase subunit A → MGALVLSQGGTFEPPGVDSFFLPPIFGGVTKPIVLVVLSAVIVGAYFLIATRNLKLVPGKGQFAAEYLYDFSRNTIARDQIGAKDFQRFVPLIFGLFTFILVNNLFGIIPLIQFPTMAKIGFPIALFIMVYIVIHTVGFKRHGFLGYLKHVMFPPGVPKPVYILLAPIEFLQKFLFQPVALAIRVFAAMFAGHLILLVFALGGHYLLIEAGALLKPVSIISFAFAIILTFAEALIQVLQAYIFAVLTANFIGAALAEEH, encoded by the coding sequence TTGGGCGCGCTGGTGTTGAGCCAGGGCGGCACGTTCGAGCCGCCCGGTGTCGATAGCTTTTTTCTCCCGCCGATCTTTGGTGGAGTCACCAAGCCGATCGTGCTTGTAGTGCTCTCGGCTGTCATCGTCGGTGCGTACTTCTTGATCGCCACACGCAACCTCAAGTTGGTGCCTGGCAAGGGCCAGTTCGCGGCGGAGTACCTTTACGACTTCAGCAGGAACACGATCGCAAGGGATCAGATCGGTGCGAAGGACTTCCAGCGGTTCGTCCCGCTGATCTTCGGGCTGTTCACGTTCATCCTGGTGAACAACCTCTTCGGGATCATCCCGTTGATCCAGTTCCCCACGATGGCCAAGATCGGCTTCCCGATCGCCCTGTTCATCATGGTCTACATCGTGATCCACACGGTCGGGTTCAAACGCCACGGCTTCTTGGGTTACCTCAAGCACGTGATGTTCCCTCCCGGGGTCCCCAAGCCGGTCTACATCCTGCTTGCTCCGATCGAGTTTCTGCAGAAGTTCCTGTTCCAGCCGGTGGCGCTGGCCATCCGAGTCTTCGCGGCGATGTTCGCCGGTCACCTCATCCTGCTGGTGTTCGCCCTCGGTGGACACTACCTGCTGATCGAGGCGGGTGCGCTGCTCAAGCCGGTTTCCATAATCAGCTTCGCCTTCGCGATCATTCTGACCTTCGCCGAGGCCTTGATTCAGGTCTTGCAGGCGTACATCTTCGCGGTGCTCACCGCCAATTTCATCGGTGCTGCACTCGCGGAGGAGCACTGA
- a CDS encoding glycosyltransferase family 4 protein, producing MDTVPAWAPAGVPAREYLLVCLTAAAVTFLLTGLTRLLALRIGAVAHPRNRDVHRSPIPRMGGVAMYAGVLGGMFLAGNLPALSRGFDYSNDALAVVIAGGLITLVGALDDRFELDSWTKLAGQVTAAGILVLMGLQWYMLPGGQGGESGSVLVLSGNQGQLLTVVLTVAMVNAMNFVDGLDGLASGIGLIAASATCAFCLGLLNDQGGDVTAYPPALIAATIAGACLGFLPYNFQPARIFMGDSGSMLIGLMLASASTTAAGKMDPTSLDAFGLFAPLLVVAAVLFVPLLDLSLAVVRRTRAGRSPFHADKMHLHHRLLELGHSQRRAVLLIYLWAGVVAFGAVSLTLFEDVALVAWAIGIAVVVAGIVSAIPRMRTR from the coding sequence ATGGACACCGTTCCAGCCTGGGCCCCCGCGGGGGTGCCCGCACGGGAGTACCTGCTCGTCTGCCTCACCGCCGCCGCGGTGACCTTTCTGCTCACCGGCCTGACCAGATTGCTGGCCCTGCGCATCGGGGCGGTCGCGCACCCGAGGAACCGCGACGTGCACCGCAGCCCGATTCCCCGGATGGGGGGAGTCGCGATGTACGCCGGTGTGCTCGGCGGAATGTTTTTGGCCGGGAATCTGCCCGCGCTCTCGCGCGGGTTCGACTACTCGAACGACGCGTTGGCCGTGGTGATCGCGGGCGGGCTCATCACCCTGGTGGGCGCGCTGGACGACCGCTTCGAACTGGACTCGTGGACCAAGCTGGCCGGGCAGGTCACGGCTGCGGGAATCCTCGTGCTGATGGGGCTGCAGTGGTACATGCTGCCGGGCGGCCAGGGCGGTGAGTCGGGTTCGGTGCTGGTGCTCAGCGGGAACCAGGGGCAGCTGCTCACGGTGGTGCTGACCGTGGCGATGGTCAACGCGATGAACTTCGTGGACGGGCTGGACGGGCTGGCCTCCGGGATCGGCCTGATCGCCGCGAGCGCGACCTGCGCGTTCTGCCTGGGGCTGCTCAACGACCAGGGCGGTGACGTCACCGCCTATCCCCCCGCCCTGATCGCGGCGACCATAGCCGGGGCCTGCCTGGGGTTCCTGCCCTACAACTTCCAACCCGCCAGGATCTTCATGGGCGACTCCGGCTCGATGCTGATCGGTCTGATGCTGGCCTCGGCCAGTACCACGGCCGCGGGAAAGATGGATCCGACCAGCCTGGACGCCTTCGGGCTGTTCGCGCCGCTGCTGGTGGTCGCTGCCGTGCTCTTCGTCCCGCTGCTGGACCTGAGCCTGGCGGTGGTTCGCCGGACCAGGGCGGGCAGGAGTCCGTTCCACGCGGACAAGATGCACCTGCACCACCGCCTGCTCGAGCTCGGGCACTCGCAGCGGCGTGCCGTGCTGCTGATCTACCTGTGGGCGGGAGTGGTCGCCTTCGGCGCCGTTTCGCTCACGTTGTTCGAGGATGTGGCTCTGGTGGCGTGGGCTATCGGGATCGCGGTGGTCGTGGCGGGTATCGTATCCGCGATACCCCGAATGAGGACCAGGTAG
- a CDS encoding L-threonylcarbamoyladenylate synthase, with amino-acid sequence MSTVYDCNSPDSRSAGLNRAASSLRGGGLAVLPTDTVYGIGADAFDPEAVRALLSAKGRGPDMPVPVLVGSWNTVDGLVMSVPRQARALIEAFWPGGLSLVLPQAPSLSWDLGETRGTVNLRMPLHPVALDLLRDVGPLAVSSANTTGNPPATTAEQAREQLGESVPVYLDGGPSGEPVASTIVDLTGQRPRILREGAVSRAELATELGVELPVE; translated from the coding sequence GTGAGCACGGTCTACGATTGCAACAGCCCGGACAGTCGCAGTGCCGGACTGAACAGGGCCGCGAGTTCGCTGCGCGGTGGCGGACTCGCCGTTCTTCCCACGGACACGGTCTACGGAATCGGGGCGGACGCGTTCGATCCCGAAGCCGTTCGCGCGTTGCTCTCGGCCAAGGGACGCGGACCCGACATGCCGGTTCCGGTGCTGGTCGGTTCGTGGAACACGGTCGACGGGCTGGTGATGTCGGTTCCCCGGCAGGCGAGGGCGCTCATCGAGGCGTTCTGGCCCGGTGGTCTGTCGCTCGTGCTGCCGCAGGCGCCTTCGCTGTCCTGGGACCTGGGCGAGACCCGCGGAACGGTGAACCTGCGGATGCCGCTGCACCCGGTCGCGCTGGACCTGCTGCGCGATGTCGGGCCGCTTGCCGTCTCGAGCGCCAACACGACGGGGAACCCGCCGGCCACGACGGCGGAGCAGGCGCGGGAGCAGCTGGGGGAGTCCGTACCCGTTTACCTGGACGGCGGTCCCTCCGGGGAGCCGGTCGCCTCGACCATCGTGGATCTGACCGGACAGCGCCCCCGGATACTGCGCGAGGGGGCCGTCAGCCGCGCGGAGCTGGCCACCGAGCTGGGAGTGGAACTGCCGGTCGAGTAG
- a CDS encoding alpha/beta fold hydrolase — MTAPPQGVQTEQLGFPAGTIRYHRAGTSGPAVVLLHGGGIDNALLSWRHAIAPLAVDHRVYLPDLPRHGGSRNWYGKVGQRTLEEVLRWLLDAWGVERAVLIGASVGGSAATGFALRHPHRMRGLVLTGSEGLQHRVPGQLATFLKLRSRFYGTTAANVLGLHRGLSRRYLLDGVLNDPAGVVDHEQLVNEFHEELRGSASLFSDWHSEAVGRRAMRINHLPHLGGIRCPVMFVHGERDERVPVSVAHEAAAAVPGAMLRVLPEAGHWCHREKPNEFNAAVREFVNGTL, encoded by the coding sequence ATGACCGCCCCGCCGCAGGGTGTCCAGACCGAGCAGCTCGGTTTCCCGGCAGGCACGATCCGCTACCACCGCGCAGGCACCTCGGGGCCTGCCGTCGTGCTGCTGCACGGCGGCGGCATCGACAACGCGCTGCTCAGCTGGCGGCACGCCATCGCTCCGCTCGCCGTCGACCACCGGGTCTACCTCCCGGACCTGCCCAGGCACGGCGGAAGCAGGAACTGGTACGGCAAAGTCGGCCAGCGCACGCTGGAGGAGGTGCTGCGCTGGCTGCTCGACGCCTGGGGGGTCGAGCGCGCCGTGCTGATCGGGGCCTCGGTCGGCGGCAGCGCCGCGACCGGGTTCGCGCTGCGGCACCCGCACCGGATGCGCGGGCTCGTGCTGACGGGCTCGGAGGGGTTGCAGCACCGCGTTCCCGGACAGCTCGCCACCTTCCTGAAGTTGCGCTCACGGTTCTACGGCACGACGGCGGCCAACGTGCTCGGGCTGCACCGCGGTCTGTCCCGCCGCTACCTCCTCGACGGGGTGCTGAACGACCCCGCCGGGGTCGTCGACCACGAACAGCTGGTGAACGAGTTCCACGAGGAGCTGCGCGGGAGCGCGTCGTTGTTCTCCGACTGGCACTCCGAGGCCGTGGGGCGCCGCGCCATGCGGATCAACCACCTCCCCCACCTGGGAGGCATCCGCTGTCCCGTCATGTTCGTGCACGGCGAGCGCGACGAGCGCGTTCCGGTCTCGGTGGCGCACGAGGCCGCAGCGGCGGTCCCCGGGGCCATGCTGCGCGTGCTGCCCGAAGCCGGGCACTGGTGCCACCGCGAGAAGCCCAACGAGTTCAACGCGGCCGTGCGCGAGTTCGTCAACGGCACGCTCTGA
- the prmC gene encoding peptide chain release factor N(5)-glutamine methyltransferase, translated as MDRKPLRLAILEGERVLTAAGIPSARAEAEMLAAHLLGVERTKLMMFPLVDQSVVDSLERLVQQRATRVPLQHLTGAAALGRVTLAVGPGVFVPRPETEQLLEWGLNRLRGLRNPVVVDLCAGAGGLALALAHERPDAEVLAVDNDPTALSWARDNAERRRLAGDVPVHVLEGDVTDPGLLAERERGVDLLVCNPPYVPEGTPVPPEVGDHDPPAAVFAGRDGLRVLRHVVAHAARLLSPGGGIAVEHDDTHGGSVPALLAARSELTDAEAHNDLAGRPRFATARRDPAGDPTRSG; from the coding sequence GTGGACCGAAAACCGTTGCGGTTGGCGATTCTGGAGGGCGAGCGCGTCCTCACGGCGGCGGGGATCCCCTCCGCCCGTGCTGAGGCCGAGATGCTGGCCGCTCACCTGCTCGGGGTCGAACGCACCAAGTTGATGATGTTTCCCCTGGTGGACCAGTCCGTGGTCGACTCGTTGGAGCGGCTCGTCCAGCAACGGGCCACCAGGGTCCCGCTGCAGCACCTGACCGGTGCGGCCGCGCTCGGCCGGGTGACTCTCGCGGTGGGCCCCGGCGTCTTCGTCCCGCGGCCGGAGACGGAACAGCTGCTGGAGTGGGGCTTGAACCGGCTGCGCGGCCTGCGGAATCCCGTGGTCGTCGATCTGTGCGCCGGGGCGGGAGGACTCGCCCTGGCGCTGGCCCACGAGCGCCCGGACGCCGAGGTTCTGGCGGTGGACAATGACCCGACCGCGTTGAGCTGGGCGCGGGACAACGCCGAGCGACGGCGGCTGGCCGGGGACGTCCCGGTTCACGTGCTCGAGGGGGACGTCACCGATCCCGGGCTGCTCGCCGAGCGGGAGCGGGGCGTGGACCTGCTGGTCTGCAACCCCCCGTACGTTCCGGAGGGCACCCCGGTCCCGCCCGAGGTCGGCGACCACGATCCGCCCGCGGCGGTCTTCGCGGGAAGGGACGGATTGCGGGTGCTGCGTCACGTGGTGGCGCACGCCGCCCGCCTGCTGTCCCCCGGCGGCGGGATCGCCGTGGAGCACGACGACACGCACGGGGGATCGGTGCCGGCCTTGCTGGCGGCCCGTTCCGAGCTGACCGATGCCGAGGCGCACAACGATCTGGCGGGGCGGCCGAGGTTCGCCACGGCCCGCCGGGACCCCGCTGGGGACCCGACGAGGAGCGGGTGA
- the prfA gene encoding peptide chain release factor 1 yields the protein METSRVEELLAEYTELEGRLADPDVHADQERARKLGKRHAELTPIVRTARELDQVRSDLSTARELAGEDPALAREAEQLESRIPALEERLAELLAPRDPRDGSDVVLEVKSGEGGEESALFAGDLLRMYLRFAERQGWQAEVLGATESDLGGYKDVIVAVKSKSEPGLEGVWAKLKFEGGVHRVQRVPVTESQGRVHTSAAGVLVYPEREEVEVEIDEKELRIDVHRSSGPGGQSVNTTDSAVRVTHLPTGIVVACQNQKSQLQNKTRAIQVLRARLQAMAEEEAEREVAETRRSQVRTVDRSERVRTYNFPENRISDHRINFKAYNLDHVLEGELDSVLGALREADRKERMEAGV from the coding sequence GTGGAGACCTCGAGGGTCGAGGAGCTGCTCGCCGAGTACACCGAGCTGGAGGGACGGCTCGCGGACCCGGACGTGCACGCCGATCAGGAGCGGGCGCGGAAACTCGGCAAGCGGCACGCCGAGCTCACACCGATCGTGCGCACGGCGCGTGAGCTCGACCAGGTTCGCTCGGACCTGTCCACCGCACGGGAGCTGGCGGGCGAGGACCCCGCCCTCGCGCGGGAAGCCGAGCAGCTCGAGTCCCGGATTCCCGCACTGGAGGAACGGCTCGCCGAACTGCTGGCTCCGCGGGACCCGCGGGACGGTTCCGACGTCGTGCTCGAGGTGAAGTCCGGGGAAGGCGGCGAGGAATCCGCGCTGTTCGCGGGCGACCTGCTCCGCATGTACCTGCGCTTCGCCGAGCGGCAGGGGTGGCAGGCCGAGGTGCTCGGCGCCACCGAGTCCGATCTCGGCGGCTACAAGGACGTCATCGTCGCCGTGAAGTCGAAGAGCGAGCCCGGCCTGGAGGGCGTCTGGGCCAAGCTCAAGTTCGAGGGCGGCGTTCACCGCGTCCAGCGAGTCCCGGTGACCGAGTCCCAGGGGCGGGTGCACACCTCCGCCGCGGGGGTGCTGGTGTACCCGGAGCGGGAGGAGGTCGAGGTGGAGATCGACGAGAAGGAGCTCCGCATCGACGTGCACCGCTCCTCCGGGCCCGGGGGGCAGAGCGTGAACACCACGGACTCCGCCGTGCGGGTCACCCACCTGCCCACGGGAATCGTGGTGGCCTGCCAGAACCAGAAGTCCCAGCTGCAGAACAAGACGCGGGCCATCCAGGTGCTGCGCGCGCGGCTGCAGGCCATGGCCGAGGAGGAGGCCGAGCGCGAGGTCGCCGAGACCCGACGCAGCCAGGTTCGCACCGTGGACCGCTCGGAACGGGTGCGCACCTACAACTTCCCCGAGAACCGCATCTCGGACCACCGCATCAACTTCAAGGCCTACAACCTCGACCACGTGCTGGAGGGCGAGCTCGACTCGGTGCTGGGCGCGCTGCGCGAGGCCGATCGGAAGGAGCGGATGGAAGCCGGGGTCTGA
- the rpmE gene encoding 50S ribosomal protein L31, giving the protein MKSGIHPEYVETQVVCNCGESFTTRSTKTEGKINVDVCSNCHPFYTGKQKILDTGGRVAKFEARYGRRPQNARTKK; this is encoded by the coding sequence ATGAAGAGCGGCATTCACCCCGAATACGTGGAAACGCAGGTCGTCTGCAACTGCGGGGAGAGCTTCACCACGCGGAGCACCAAGACCGAGGGCAAGATCAACGTCGATGTCTGCTCGAACTGCCACCCGTTCTACACGGGCAAGCAGAAGATCCTGGACACCGGCGGTCGCGTCGCCAAGTTCGAGGCTCGTTACGGTCGGCGTCCGCAGAACGCCCGCACCAAGAAGTAG
- the rho gene encoding transcription termination factor Rho produces MSNTDLLSSETGNGVSPSGGQESESSQQAASGSGANGNTRRRGGLSGMVLAELRQLAGELGIDTAGLRKGDLIAAIKERQGSSAPQQSDSSASRQPTLDQQADQDNTNNKGRNTKGANARNKDSKEKSGQPQGESAPSGTESAAPATEATPGSDKRSNGSSPNRGSRRSGNDGSGEEGRRGNRRRRSSGRSGQQDQNSDDRGDRNDRGGSDKSERTDGDRQDNRRDNNRPDNRNDNGRGDNSRQQQDDDERGNRRSRRFRDRRRNRGRGDNEPEVRDDDVLLPVAGILDVLENYAFVRTSGYLAGPNDVYVSLSLVRKYGLRRGDAIKGVVRQPREGEQQRQKFNPLVRVDGINGLEPEAAKRRSEFHKLTPLYPNERLRLETEPQSITSRVIDLVMPVGKGQRALIVSPPKAGKTMVLQSIANSITTNNPECHLMVVLADERPEEVTDMQRSVKGEVIASTFDRPPSDHTTVAELSIERAKRLVEMGHDVVVLLDSITRLGRAYNLSAPASGRILSGGVDSTALYPPKRFLGAARNIENGGSLTIFATALVETGSAMDTVIFEEFKGTGNAELKLDRKLANKQLFPAVDVDSSSTRKDELLMSSDELAVHHKLRRVLAALDSQQALELVQDRLRKTRTNIEFLTQVAKTTPGKEEE; encoded by the coding sequence GTGAGCAACACCGATCTGTTGAGCAGCGAGACGGGCAACGGCGTCTCTCCGTCCGGCGGGCAGGAGTCCGAGTCGTCGCAACAGGCAGCTTCCGGTTCGGGGGCCAACGGCAACACACGTCGTCGGGGCGGCCTCTCGGGCATGGTGCTGGCCGAACTGCGGCAGCTCGCCGGCGAATTGGGGATCGACACCGCGGGTCTGCGCAAGGGCGACCTGATCGCCGCAATCAAGGAACGCCAGGGAAGTTCGGCACCGCAGCAGTCGGACTCGTCCGCAAGCCGGCAGCCGACTCTCGACCAGCAGGCGGACCAGGACAACACCAACAACAAGGGCCGGAACACCAAGGGGGCGAACGCCAGGAACAAGGACTCCAAGGAGAAGTCCGGCCAGCCCCAGGGGGAGTCGGCACCTTCCGGCACGGAATCCGCCGCTCCGGCCACCGAGGCGACCCCGGGATCCGACAAGCGTTCGAACGGTTCGTCCCCGAACCGTGGTTCGCGTCGCTCGGGCAACGACGGTTCCGGCGAGGAAGGACGCCGCGGGAACCGGCGTCGTCGTTCCTCGGGACGTTCCGGCCAGCAGGACCAGAACTCGGACGACCGGGGCGACCGCAACGACAGGGGCGGCTCGGACAAGAGCGAGCGCACCGACGGCGACCGGCAGGACAACCGCAGGGACAACAACCGTCCCGACAACCGCAACGACAACGGTCGCGGAGACAACTCGCGGCAGCAGCAGGACGACGACGAACGCGGCAACAGGCGCAGTCGTCGCTTCCGGGACCGGCGGCGCAACCGCGGACGCGGTGACAACGAGCCGGAGGTGCGCGACGACGACGTGCTGCTTCCGGTCGCGGGGATCCTCGACGTGCTGGAGAACTACGCGTTCGTCCGCACCTCGGGCTACCTGGCCGGCCCGAACGATGTGTACGTCTCCCTGTCGCTGGTCCGCAAGTACGGGCTGCGGCGCGGTGACGCCATCAAGGGCGTCGTCCGGCAGCCCCGCGAGGGCGAGCAGCAGCGCCAGAAGTTCAACCCGCTGGTGCGGGTCGACGGGATCAACGGCCTGGAACCCGAGGCGGCCAAGCGCCGTTCCGAGTTCCACAAGCTGACGCCGCTCTACCCGAACGAGCGACTGCGCCTGGAGACCGAGCCCCAGAGCATCACGAGCCGGGTCATCGACCTGGTGATGCCGGTCGGCAAGGGCCAGCGCGCCCTGATCGTCTCCCCGCCGAAGGCGGGCAAGACGATGGTGCTGCAGTCGATCGCCAACTCGATCACGACCAACAACCCCGAGTGCCACCTGATGGTCGTTCTCGCCGACGAACGGCCGGAAGAGGTCACCGACATGCAGCGGTCGGTCAAGGGTGAGGTCATCGCATCCACATTCGACCGTCCCCCGTCCGATCACACCACTGTGGCCGAGCTTTCCATCGAACGGGCCAAGCGATTGGTCGAGATGGGGCACGACGTGGTGGTGCTGCTGGACTCGATCACACGCCTCGGCAGGGCCTACAATCTCTCCGCTCCCGCATCGGGGCGGATCCTGTCCGGTGGTGTCGACTCCACGGCGCTGTACCCGCCGAAGCGCTTCCTCGGCGCGGCGCGCAACATCGAGAACGGCGGCTCCCTGACCATCTTCGCCACCGCGCTGGTGGAGACCGGGTCCGCCATGGACACGGTCATCTTCGAGGAGTTCAAGGGAACCGGCAACGCCGAGCTCAAGCTCGACCGCAAGCTGGCGAACAAGCAGCTCTTCCCGGCCGTCGACGTCGACAGTTCGAGCACCCGCAAGGACGAACTGCTGATGTCCTCGGACGAGTTGGCCGTTCACCACAAGTTGCGCAGGGTGCTGGCCGCGCTGGACTCCCAGCAGGCCCTGGAGCTTGTGCAGGACCGCCTGCGCAAGACGCGCACCAACATCGAGTTCCTCACCCAGGTGGCCAAGACGACTCCGGGTAAAGAGGAGGAGTGA
- the thrB gene encoding homoserine kinase gives MEVTAPASTANLGSGFDTLGMALALHDTVEITRSGRETGSARVSVSGPGAGEVPTDERHLVVRVLHRTLEGLGLAPLAVDVRCTNAIPHARGLGSSAAAIVAGVTAAYRFAGLDVHVEGTAERALQEAASVEGHADNVAASLFGGLAVAFSAENRYEAVRLEPHEELAPVVFVPRSESETHAMRGLLPANVAHADAAFAASRSALAVHALTARPDLLHVATEDRIHQDYREPAMPATLELVRRLRNTGVPAAVSGAGPTVLALPPSGEPPREVHPEGFEVTRLSVDRSGVRVREFT, from the coding sequence GTGGAGGTCACGGCCCCCGCGTCCACCGCGAACCTCGGGTCCGGCTTCGACACGCTCGGCATGGCGCTCGCCCTCCACGACACGGTGGAGATCACGCGGAGCGGGCGGGAAACCGGCAGCGCGCGCGTCAGCGTCAGCGGCCCGGGCGCGGGGGAGGTGCCGACGGACGAGCGGCACCTGGTGGTGCGAGTGCTGCACCGAACCCTGGAGGGGTTGGGGCTCGCTCCGCTCGCGGTCGACGTGCGCTGCACCAACGCGATCCCGCACGCGCGCGGGCTGGGCTCCTCGGCGGCCGCGATCGTGGCCGGGGTGACGGCCGCCTACCGCTTCGCCGGGCTCGACGTCCACGTCGAGGGGACGGCTGAGCGGGCCCTGCAGGAGGCCGCCTCCGTGGAGGGACACGCCGACAACGTGGCCGCGAGCCTGTTCGGTGGGCTGGCTGTTGCCTTCAGTGCGGAAAATCGTTATGAAGCCGTTCGTCTGGAGCCGCACGAGGAGTTGGCTCCGGTGGTCTTCGTCCCCCGCTCCGAGTCCGAGACTCATGCGATGAGGGGGCTGCTGCCCGCGAACGTCGCCCACGCCGACGCGGCGTTCGCGGCGAGTCGCTCCGCGCTGGCCGTGCACGCCCTCACCGCGCGGCCGGACCTGCTGCACGTGGCCACCGAGGACCGGATCCACCAGGACTACCGGGAACCCGCGATGCCCGCCACGCTCGAACTCGTCCGGCGACTCAGGAATACCGGTGTGCCCGCCGCTGTTTCCGGGGCGGGACCCACGGTGCTGGCCTTGCCCCCCTCGGGGGAGCCTCCGCGGGAGGTTCACCCGGAAGGCTTCGAGGTCACACGGCTGAGCGTGGATCGGAGCGGGGTGCGCGTCCGGGAGTTCACCTGA